GGATCAAGCCCCATGTCGGCGCAGTGCATCCGCCAACCATCGGATTCCGCAATCGGACGGAGTGCCGATTCTCCTGGCCGATCAGGCTAGCGCAAGACCCGGCGGGCCAGCGCGCCGTCTGGGGCCAGCACACCGTCTGGGGCCAGCGCGCCGTCCGGGGCCAGCACGCCGTCCGGGGCCAGCACGCCGCCAGCCACGGACCGCATTGCCGCAGGCGGCACGAACTCCCCGTCGTCGCGGGCCTGCCGTAACCGCGCCACCACCTGGCCCGCGACCATGGCGGTAAACCGGATGCAGGCCTGCATGCCTGCCTGCTCGCCGAAGGCGTGCAGCAAATCGCCACAGCGGATGCTGCCGTGCTCCGCCAGTGCATCCTCGCGCACCGCGCGGGCCAGCCGCGCTGCAAGGTCCCAGTCGGCTCCGGGCCGTTCGCGTCCGCACAGTGCGCCTACGGCCAGCACCGCTCCCGCCACGGCCCCGCACATTTCCTCCTTGCACCGGCCCACGCCGCCCCCGAAGGCGGTGGCCAGCCGCACCTGCTCCGGCACATCAAGGCCGAATTCCCGCGTGGCGACCAGAAAAACGGCCTCGGCGCAATTGAACCCGGCCTCGAACGTCGCCTGCGCCTGCTCCCGCGCCGCATCAGCTTTCATGAAGGTATCCTCTGTTTTCGTGCGTTGTCCGCGTATCGCGCCGCCACCAAATATCTAATGTGCCGCATACACGTTGCCCAAAATCGAATCCAACGATACCTTTCGATGCGGTCAATCGCGGTTTCCGAACGATCAAGGGGACGGACATGGAACTACGCGACCTCAGAACCTTTGCGGCAGTGGCGCGCCTGCTCAGTTTCCATCGTGCGGCGGCGGAGCTGAACGCTGCGCAATCCACGGTTTCCGCGCGCATCGCCGCGCTGGAAACGGAACTGGGCGTCCGGCTGTTCGAACGGCTGGGCCGCCGCGTGGCCCTGACGGAAGCGGGCG
This genomic window from Nitratidesulfovibrio sp. SRB-5 contains:
- a CDS encoding C-GCAxxG-C-C family protein; translated protein: MKADAAREQAQATFEAGFNCAEAVFLVATREFGLDVPEQVRLATAFGGGVGRCKEEMCGAVAGAVLAVGALCGRERPGADWDLAARLARAVREDALAEHGSIRCGDLLHAFGEQAGMQACIRFTAMVAGQVVARLRQARDDGEFVPPAAMRSVAGGVLAPDGVLAPDGALAPDGVLAPDGALARRVLR